In the genome of Capra hircus breed San Clemente chromosome 5, ASM170441v1, whole genome shotgun sequence, one region contains:
- the TAC3 gene encoding tachykinin-3 precursor, with the protein MRSALLFAVILALSLARSFGAVCEESQEHVGPGGGHSKKDSNLYQLPPSLLRRLYDSRVISLDGLLKMLSKASVGPKESPLPQKRDMHDFFVGLMGKRNLQPDTPVDINQENIPRFGTFKYPPSVE; encoded by the exons ATGCGGAGCGCCCTGCTGTTTGCAGTCATCTTGGCCCTCAGCTTGGCTCGGAGTTTTGGTGCGGTCTGTGAGGAGTCACAGGAGCATGTGGGGCCCGGTGGGGGTCACAGCAAG AAGGACTCAAATCTCTACCAGCTGCCCCCATCATTGCTCCGGAGACTCTATGATAGCCGCGTGATCTCCCTGGATGGATTGCTCAAGATGCTGAGCAAGGCCAGCGTAG GTCCTAAGGAGTCGCCACTTCCCCAGAAAC GTGACATGCATGACTTCTTTGTGGGTCTCATGGGCAAGAGGAACCTCCAGCCAG ACACTCCTGTTGATATAAACCAAGAAAACATCCCCAGGTTTGGCACCTTCAAGTACCCCCCCAGTGTGGAATGA
- the MYO1A gene encoding unconventional myosin-Ia, with translation MTLLEGSVGVEDLVLLEPLEQESLIRNLQLRYEKKEIYTYIGNVLVSVNPYQQLPIYDLEFVAKYRDYTFYELKPHIYALANMAYQSLRDQDRDQCILITGESGAGKTEASKLVMSYVAAVCGKGEQVNSVKEQLLQSNPVLEAFGNAKTIRNNNSSRFGKYMDIEFDFKGSPLGGVITNYLLEKSRVVKQLEGERNFHIFYQLLAGADAQLLKALKLERDTGGYAYLNPDTSRVDGMDDDANFKVLQSAMTVIGFSEEEIRQVLEVAALVLKLGNVELVNEFQANGVPASGIRDGRGVQEIGELVGLNSGELERALCSRTMETAKEKVVTALNVVQAQYARDALAKNIYSRLFNWLVNRINESIKVSTGEKRKVMGVLDIYGFEILEDNSFEQFVINYCNEKLQQVFIEMTLKEEQEEYKREGIPWVKVEYFDNGIICNLIEHNQRGILAMLDEECLRPGVVSDSTFLAKLNQLFSKHSHYESKVTQNAQRQYDHSMGLSCFRICHYAGKVTYNVNSFIDKNNDLLFRDLSQAMWKARHPLLRSLFPEGDPKQASLKRPPTAGAQFKSSVTILMKNLYSKNPNYIRCIKPNEQQQRGHFSFELVNVQAQYLGLLENVRVRRAGYAYRQAYGSFLERYRLLSRSTWPRWNGGDQEGVEKVLGELSMSSEELAFGKTKIFIRSPKTLFYLEEQRRLRLQQLATLIQKTYRGWRCRTHYQLMRKSQIVISSWFRGNMQKKRYGKMKASALLIQAYVRGWKARKNYRKYFRSGAALILSNFIYKSMVQKFLLGLKNNLPSPSILDKKWPSAPYKYFNTANHELQRLFHQWKCKKFRDQLSPKQAEVLREKLCASELFKGKKSSYPQSVPIPFHGDYIRLQRNSKLQKLKGGEEGPILMAETVMKVNRGNGKTSSRILLLTKGHVIITDTKNPQAKTVIPLNSLARVSVTSFKDGLFSLHLSEISSVGSKGDLLLVSEHVIELLTKIYRATLDATQIQLPVAVTEEFSVKFKEGSLTVKVIQGPGGGGTGKLSCKKKGSRCLEVTVQ, from the exons ATGACCCTTCTGGAAGGTTCTGTGGGGGTGGAGGACCTTGTGCTCCTGGAACCCCTGGAGCAGGAGTCTCTGATCAGGAACCTCCAGCTGCGCTATGAAAAGAAGGAGATTTAT ACCTACATTGGGAACGTGTTGGTCTCAGTGAATCCCTACCAACAACTGCCCATCTATGACCTGGAGTTTGTTGCCAAATACCGGGACTATACATTCTACGAGCTGAAGCCCCATAT CTATGCACTGGCAAATATGGCATACCAGTCACTGAGGGACCAGGACCGAGACCAGTGTATCCTCATTACCGGCGAGAGTGGAGCTGGGAAGACTG AGGCTAGTAAGCTAGTGATGTCTTACGTGGCTGCTGTCTGCGGGAAAGGGGAGCAGGTGAACTCTGTGAAGGAGCAACTGCTTCAGTCGAACCCAGTGCTGGAGG CTTTTGGCAATGCCAAGACCATTCGCAACAACAACTCCTCTCGATTT GGAAAATACATGGATATTGAGTTTGACTTCAAGGGATCCCCCCTCGGTGGCGTCATCACAAACT ATCTGCTTGAGAAATCCCGTGTGGTGAAGCAACTTGAAGGAGAAAGGAACTTCCACATCTTCTATCAGCTCCTGGCGGGAGCAGACGCACAGCTACTGA AGGCCCTGAAGCTTGAGCGGGACACAGGTGGCTATGCCTACCTGAACCCAGACACGTCCAGGGTGGATGGCATGGATGATGATGCCAACTTCAAGGTCCTCCAG AGTGCAATGACTGTGATCGGCTTCTCTGAGGAGGAGATTCGGCAGGTGCTAGAGGTGGCGGCCCTGGTGTTGAAGCTGGGGAACGTGGAACTGGTCAACGAGTTCCAGGCCAATGGGGTACCAGCAAGTGGCATCCGTGATGGGAGAG GTGTTCAAGAAATTGGGGAATTGGTGGGTTTGAATTCAGGGGAACTAGAGAGAGCTTTGTGCTCAAGAACCATGGAAACAGCCAAAGAAAAGGTGGTCACCGCACTGAATGTCGTCCAG GCTCAGTATGCCCGGGATGCTCTGGCTAAGAACATCTACAGCCGCCTTTTCAACTGGTTAGTGAATCGAATCAACGAGAGTATCAAG gTGAGTACTGGGGAGAAGAGGAAGGTCATGGGGGTTCTGGATATCTATGGCTTTGAAATATTAGAG GATAATAGCTTTGAGCAATTTGTGATCaactactgcaatgagaagcttcaGCAGGTGTTCATAGAGATGACACTGAAAGAGGAGCAAGAAGAATATAAGAGAGAG GGCATACCGTGGGTGAAGGTGGAATACTTTGATAATGGCATTATCTGTAACCTCATTGAGCAT AATCAGCGAGGCATCCTGGCCATGCTGGATGAGGAGTGCCTGCGGCCTGGGGTGGTCAGTGACTCCACCTTCCTAGCAAAGCTGAACCAGCTCTTCTCCAAGCACAGCCACTATGAGAGCAAAGTCACCCAGAACGCCCAGCGCCAGTATGACCACAGCATGGGCCTCAGCTGCTTCCGCATCTGCCACTATGCCGGCAAG GTGACCTACAATGTGAACAGCTTCATTGACAAGAACAATGACCTACTCTTCCGAGACTTGTCCCAGGCCATGTGGAAGGCCCGGCACCCGCTCCTTCGGTCCTTGTTTCCTGAGGGTGATCCAAAACAGGCATCTCTCAAACGCCCCCCAACTGCTGGGGCCCAGTTCAAGAGTTCTGTGACCATTCTCATGAAGAACCTGTATTCCAAGAACCCCAACTACATCAG GTGTATAAAGCCCAATGAGCAGCAGCAGCGAGGTCACTTCTCTTTTGAGCTGGTAAATGTCCAGGCTCAGTACCTGGGGCTGCTGGAGAATGTGCGGGTGCGACGGGCAGGCTACGCCTACCGCCAGGCCTACGGGTCCTTCCTGGAAAGGTACCGATTGCTGAGCCGGAGCACTTGGCCGCGCTGGAATGGTGGAGACCA GGAGGGGGTCGAGAAGGTCCTGGGGGAGCTGAGCATGTCCTCAGAGGAGCTGGCCTTTGGGAAGACAAAGATCTTCATCAGAAGCCCCAAGACT CTTTTCTACTTGGAAGAGCAGAGGCGCCTTCGACTCCAGCAGTTAGCCACGCTCATACAGAAGACATACCGAGGCTGGCGCTGCCGCACCCACTACCAGCTGATGCGCAAGAGTCAGATCGTCATATCCTCCTGGTTTCGGGGCAACATG CAAAAGAAACGCTACGGGAAGATGAAGGCGTCAGCGTTGTTGATCCAGGCTTATGTGAGAGGGTGGAAG GCCCGAAAGAATTACCGAAAGTACTTCCGGTCAGGGGCTGCCCTCATCTTGTCGAATTTTATCTACAAGAGCATG gtacaGAAATTCCTCCTGGGGCTGAAGAACAATTTGCCTTCTCCCAGCATCTTGGACAAAAAGTGGCCATCTGCCCCTTACAAGTACTTCAACACAGCCAACCATGAGCTCCAGAGGCTCTTCCACCAATGGAAG TGCAAGAAATTCCGGGATCAGCTGTCCCCGAAGCAGGCAGAGGTCCTGAGGGAGAAGCTCTGTGCCAGCGAGCTGTTCAAGGGCAAAAAGTCTTCATACCCCCAGAG TGTCCCTATTCCATTTCACGGTGACTACATCAGGCTGCAAAGAAACTCCAAGCTACAGAAGCTGAAGGGTGGGGAAGAAGGGCCTATTCTGATGGCTGAGACTGTGATGAAGGTCAATCGGGGCAATGGCAAG ACTTCCTCTCGAATCCTCCTTTTGACCAAGGGGCATGTGATCATCACAGACACCAAGAATCCTCAGGCCAAGACTGTCATCCCACTAAACAGTTTGGCCAGAGTGTCGGTCACCAGCTTCAAGGATGGGCTTTTTAGCTTGCATCTGAGCGAG ATCTCCTCTGTGGGCTCCAAGGGGGACTTGCTGCTGGTCAGTGAGCACGTGATTGAACTGCTGACCAAAATATACCGGGCTACGCTGGATGCCACGCAGATACAGCTTCCGGTCGCCGTGACTGAGGA GTTCTCAGTGAAGTTCAAGGAGGGCAGCTTGACGGTCAAGGTCATCCAGGGCCCTGGGGGTGGTGGGACTGGCAAGCTGAGCTGCAAGAAGAAGGGGAGTCGTTGCCTGGAGGTGACTGTACAATGA